From the genome of Cytobacillus firmus, one region includes:
- a CDS encoding glutaredoxin family protein: MNVITVYTTNTCPYCTMVKNFLDQQGLEFKEVNVQNDQREAQKLVETTGQMGVPQINVNGKWVIGFDPNTIMANVKQ; encoded by the coding sequence ATGAATGTAATTACAGTTTATACTACGAATACTTGTCCGTATTGTACGATGGTGAAGAACTTCCTGGATCAGCAGGGGCTGGAGTTTAAAGAGGTTAATGTCCAGAATGACCAGAGAGAGGCACAAAAACTGGTTGAAACCACAGGCCAAATGGGAGTGCCTCAAATTAATGTGAATGGAAAATGGGTCATTGGCTTTGATCCAAATACAATCATGGCGAATGTAAAGCAATAA
- the spoVK gene encoding stage V sporulation protein K: MDQPIRLKNNGQISIVLNSQKRKTYTKELPESQAAPKVIPVEHTALKEIEEELGALVGMEEMKKMIKEIYAWIYVNKKREEAGLKAGKQALHMMFKGNPGTGKTTVARLIGKLFQKMNVLSKGHLIEAERADLVGEYIGHTAQKTRDLVKKAIGGILFIDEAYSLGRGGEKDFGKEAIDTLVKHMEDRQHDFILILAGYSREMNHFLTLNPGLHSRFPLVVDFPDYSIEQLMEIGQRMLKEREYSLSHESEKKLREHLHFVKTNLSPNSFSNGRYIRNILEKSIRAQAMRLLMQNSYDKHDLMTIRSNDLVFEEAD; this comes from the coding sequence TTGGACCAGCCGATTCGCCTGAAAAATAACGGACAGATCAGCATCGTGCTCAATTCACAAAAGCGTAAAACATACACAAAAGAGCTTCCCGAATCCCAAGCGGCTCCAAAAGTCATTCCGGTTGAGCATACAGCTCTCAAAGAAATTGAAGAAGAACTAGGCGCTCTTGTGGGAATGGAAGAAATGAAGAAAATGATCAAGGAGATTTATGCCTGGATTTATGTGAATAAAAAACGGGAAGAAGCCGGTCTCAAAGCTGGAAAGCAAGCATTGCATATGATGTTTAAAGGCAATCCCGGCACAGGTAAAACAACGGTTGCCCGATTAATAGGCAAGCTTTTTCAAAAAATGAATGTGCTGTCAAAAGGACATCTGATTGAAGCAGAGCGGGCCGACCTTGTCGGTGAATACATTGGTCATACTGCACAAAAGACGAGGGATCTGGTCAAAAAAGCGATTGGCGGGATTCTTTTTATCGACGAAGCGTACTCATTAGGGAGAGGCGGAGAAAAAGACTTTGGCAAGGAAGCCATTGACACCCTTGTCAAGCATATGGAAGACAGACAGCATGACTTTATCCTGATTTTGGCAGGCTATTCCAGAGAAATGAATCATTTCTTGACGCTGAACCCGGGTCTTCATTCCCGTTTTCCCCTTGTTGTTGACTTCCCTGATTACTCGATAGAGCAGCTGATGGAAATTGGGCAGAGGATGCTAAAGGAAAGGGAGTATAGTTTAAGTCACGAATCCGAAAAGAAACTGAGGGAGCACTTGCATTTTGTAAAAACCAATCTCAGCCCCAACAGTTTTTCCAACGGGCGCTACATTCGAAACATTCTTGAAAAATCTATCAGGGCACAGGCCATGCGCCTGTTAATGCAAAACAGCTATGACAAACATGATCTTATGACTATCAGGAGCAATGATTTGGTGTTTGAAGAAGCTGATTAA
- the hfq gene encoding RNA chaperone Hfq, translated as MKSAINIQDQVLNQLRKDNTNCTVFLLNGFQIRGCIKGFDNFTVLFESEGKQQLVYKHAISTFVPQRNVQLDLENQQ; from the coding sequence ATGAAATCAGCAATCAATATTCAAGATCAGGTACTTAACCAGCTACGCAAGGATAATACGAATTGTACCGTGTTCTTATTAAACGGATTCCAAATTAGAGGCTGTATTAAAGGCTTTGATAATTTTACTGTACTATTTGAATCAGAAGGAAAGCAGCAGCTTGTTTACAAGCATGCGATTTCAACATTTGTCCCCCAGCGCAATGTTCAGTTGGATTTAGAAAACCAGCAATAG
- the hflX gene encoding GTPase HflX codes for MKEGCWLEHKPDYEKVILVGCHTEEDDQRFEYSMEELESLTETANGKVLASVTQKRVRVHPSTYIGKGKVEELAALQEEVEADIIIFNDELSPSQVRNLSADLDARIIDRTQLILDIFAQRARSKEGKLQVELAQLQYLLPRLSGQGVQLSRLGGGIGTRGPGETKLESDRRHIRRRIDDIKTQLSVIVQHRDRYRERRKKNKAFQIALVGYTNAGKSTIFNRLSEAESYEENQLFATLDPMTRKLILPSGFITLVTDTVGFIQDLPTTLIAAFRSTLEEVKEADLLLHVVDMSNPDYYQHEQTVNKLIEDLENDKIPQLTVYNKRDLRHPDFVPTARTETIQISAFEEIDRNELKRKIEQMILGMMKHYHVEVPSTEGKLLSQLKNETILRELTFNEDKELYVCKGYYLEDHQISGPLTKYTV; via the coding sequence ATGAAAGAGGGATGCTGGTTGGAACATAAGCCAGATTATGAAAAAGTCATTCTTGTCGGCTGTCATACTGAAGAAGATGATCAGCGGTTTGAATATTCAATGGAAGAACTAGAATCCTTAACGGAGACTGCCAACGGGAAAGTATTAGCTTCGGTAACACAAAAAAGGGTACGGGTTCATCCGTCTACATATATAGGAAAAGGAAAAGTGGAGGAACTGGCTGCACTTCAAGAAGAAGTGGAAGCAGATATTATCATATTTAACGATGAGCTTTCACCAAGCCAGGTTCGAAATCTATCTGCAGATTTGGATGCACGAATCATTGACCGCACACAGCTGATATTAGATATCTTTGCTCAGAGAGCGCGCTCTAAAGAAGGGAAACTGCAGGTTGAGCTGGCTCAATTGCAGTATCTGCTGCCGCGCCTGTCAGGCCAGGGCGTCCAGCTTTCAAGACTTGGAGGGGGAATCGGCACAAGGGGCCCGGGTGAGACCAAGCTGGAGTCAGACCGCCGGCATATCCGCCGCCGGATTGATGATATTAAGACCCAGCTTTCCGTCATTGTGCAGCACCGGGACAGATATCGTGAACGGAGGAAGAAAAACAAAGCATTCCAAATTGCGCTTGTCGGCTATACAAACGCAGGGAAGTCCACGATTTTTAACCGGCTGTCTGAAGCAGAATCTTATGAAGAGAACCAGCTGTTCGCCACACTTGACCCAATGACCCGCAAGCTGATTTTGCCAAGCGGATTCATTACACTTGTGACAGATACAGTCGGATTTATTCAGGATTTGCCGACTACGCTGATTGCGGCCTTCCGTTCCACCCTGGAAGAAGTAAAGGAAGCAGATCTACTTCTTCATGTAGTTGATATGTCCAATCCGGATTATTACCAGCATGAGCAGACAGTCAATAAACTAATAGAAGATTTGGAAAATGATAAAATACCGCAGCTGACGGTATATAATAAGAGAGATTTAAGGCATCCTGATTTTGTCCCGACCGCCAGGACAGAAACAATTCAGATCAGTGCCTTTGAAGAAATTGACCGCAATGAGCTGAAACGGAAAATCGAGCAGATGATCCTGGGGATGATGAAGCATTACCATGTTGAGGTGCCATCGACAGAAGGGAAACTGCTGTCACAGCTCAAGAATGAAACCATCCTGAGGGAATTGACTTTTAATGAAGACAAAGAACTCTACGTCTGCAAGGGCTATTACCTCGAAGACCATCAGATCTCAGGACCATTAACGAAATATACCGTATAG
- a CDS encoding trimeric intracellular cation channel family protein, translated as MTWEVLSMIGTIAFAVSGAIVAMEEEYDILGVYILGIVTAFGGGAIRNLLIGVPVSALWEQGLFFQIALLSITAVMLFPNNLLKHWQKWGNFTDAIGLSAFAIQGALYATEMNHPLSAVIVAAVLTGSGGGIVRDLLARRKPLVLRSEIYAVWAILCGFAVGLGITSAPFELYALFIIITALRVLSYTYNWKLPVKRLGTKASA; from the coding sequence ATGACATGGGAAGTTTTAAGTATGATTGGCACTATTGCGTTTGCTGTCAGCGGTGCAATTGTAGCCATGGAAGAAGAATATGATATATTGGGTGTTTATATCCTCGGGATTGTTACTGCTTTTGGCGGCGGTGCCATCCGAAACCTGCTAATAGGTGTTCCTGTCTCTGCCCTTTGGGAACAGGGGTTATTTTTTCAGATTGCCCTTTTATCCATCACAGCAGTAATGCTGTTCCCGAACAACCTGCTCAAACACTGGCAAAAATGGGGCAATTTCACTGACGCAATTGGATTATCCGCATTTGCCATTCAAGGAGCATTGTACGCAACGGAAATGAATCATCCTTTAAGCGCTGTAATTGTGGCAGCTGTATTAACAGGAAGCGGCGGGGGAATAGTCCGCGATCTTCTTGCAAGAAGAAAACCGCTTGTATTACGATCTGAAATTTATGCTGTCTGGGCTATCCTTTGCGGCTTCGCAGTCGGACTCGGAATCACCTCAGCGCCGTTTGAACTTTATGCTTTGTTTATCATCATTACCGCTCTGAGGGTTTTATCTTACACATATAATTGGAAGCTTCCCGTTAAGAGGCTGGGGACAAAAGCATCGGCTTAA
- the miaA gene encoding tRNA (adenosine(37)-N6)-dimethylallyltransferase MiaA yields MIEKEKLAVLIGPTAVGKTKLSILLAKRFNAEIISGDSMQIYKSMDIGTAKIKEEEMEGIPHHLIDIKYPEDPFSAAEFQKLVRSKITEVTSRGKLPMIVGGTGLYIQSVIYDYQFSDAPSDEEFRKTLEERAEREGNDALFKELLAIDPDSAEKIHPNNIRRVVRALEIYHCTGKPMSQYQENQDPELLYDTALIGLTMDRETLYERINFRVEIMMKEGLLEEVRSLYDQGLKDCQSIQAIGYKELYDYFNGCVSLEDAVGNLKQNSRRYAKRQLTWFRNKMNVEWFDMSDSVDPHEFEKKFAEISAHIEGKLKIKSNT; encoded by the coding sequence ATGATTGAAAAAGAAAAGCTGGCAGTGCTGATTGGCCCTACAGCTGTCGGAAAAACAAAATTAAGCATTCTGCTGGCGAAAAGATTTAATGCCGAGATTATCAGCGGAGATTCTATGCAAATATATAAAAGCATGGATATCGGCACGGCAAAAATTAAAGAGGAAGAGATGGAAGGGATACCGCATCATCTAATTGACATCAAATATCCTGAAGATCCTTTTTCGGCAGCTGAATTTCAGAAACTGGTCCGAAGCAAAATCACAGAGGTTACTTCAAGAGGCAAACTTCCAATGATCGTTGGAGGTACGGGATTGTATATTCAATCCGTTATTTATGATTATCAATTCTCTGATGCGCCTTCAGATGAAGAATTCAGAAAAACATTGGAGGAACGCGCCGAAAGGGAAGGGAACGATGCCCTTTTTAAGGAGCTTTTGGCCATAGACCCTGATAGTGCAGAAAAAATTCACCCCAATAACATTCGAAGAGTGGTCAGGGCATTGGAAATTTACCATTGCACAGGGAAACCGATGTCTCAGTATCAGGAGAATCAGGATCCAGAACTTCTTTATGATACGGCACTGATTGGGTTGACCATGGATCGGGAGACCTTATATGAACGCATCAATTTCCGAGTTGAGATCATGATGAAGGAAGGCTTGCTTGAAGAAGTGAGATCCCTATATGATCAGGGGTTAAAGGATTGCCAGTCTATACAGGCCATCGGGTATAAAGAGCTGTATGATTACTTTAATGGATGTGTTTCTCTGGAGGATGCCGTAGGAAATCTGAAGCAAAATTCAAGAAGATATGCAAAAAGGCAGCTGACATGGTTTCGAAACAAGATGAATGTGGAATGGTTTGATATGTCCGATTCAGTCGATCCTCATGAGTTTGAAAAAAAATTCGCTGAAATTTCTGCTCATATTGAAGGAAAGCTGAAAATAAAATCGAATACATAA
- a CDS encoding aminotransferase class I/II-fold pyridoxal phosphate-dependent enzyme produces the protein MFQQLSQGEKLQPIVKEVEQQISEVLKTIDERIDENQFRVLKSFQNFKVSDSHFIPSTGYGYDDIGRDTLEEIYAEVFGGEAGLVRPQIISGTHAISIALFGVLRPGDELLYITGKPYDTLEEIVGIRGTGSGSLKEFGIGYNSIPLNDDGSINYSAVEKAIRPNTKMIGIQRSKGYATRPSFTIEQIEEMIQFVREIKSDVIVFVDNCYGEFVEDREPCHVGADLMAGSLIKNPGGGIAKTGGYIVGKKQWVEACSYRMTSPGIGAEAGASLYSLQEMYQGFFLAPHVVGQALKGAVFTAALLERLGMNSNPKWDSKRTDLIQSVQFNDKEKMVAFCQAIQFASPVNSHVTAYPAYMPGYEDDVIMAAGTFIQGASIELTADGPIRPPYVAYVQGGLTYSHVKMAVCIALNQLLEKGLVQIN, from the coding sequence ATGTTTCAACAGTTATCACAAGGAGAAAAGCTGCAGCCGATTGTAAAAGAAGTGGAGCAGCAAATTTCAGAAGTATTAAAGACCATTGATGAGCGGATTGATGAGAACCAATTCCGTGTATTAAAGAGCTTTCAAAATTTCAAAGTCAGCGATTCTCATTTCATTCCATCAACCGGTTACGGTTACGATGATATCGGCAGGGATACATTGGAGGAAATATATGCAGAAGTATTCGGCGGGGAAGCTGGATTAGTGCGTCCTCAGATTATTTCAGGCACTCATGCCATTTCCATTGCACTCTTTGGCGTATTGCGGCCGGGTGATGAATTGCTGTACATAACAGGCAAGCCATATGACACACTGGAAGAAATCGTTGGAATCCGGGGAACAGGCAGCGGCTCGCTGAAAGAGTTCGGCATTGGGTACAATAGCATCCCGCTGAATGACGATGGAAGCATCAATTACTCTGCGGTTGAAAAAGCCATCAGGCCGAACACGAAAATGATTGGCATTCAGCGTTCTAAAGGATACGCAACAAGACCATCTTTTACAATTGAACAAATAGAAGAAATGATTCAGTTTGTAAGAGAAATTAAATCGGATGTGATTGTTTTTGTTGACAATTGCTACGGAGAGTTTGTAGAGGACAGGGAGCCTTGCCATGTTGGGGCAGATTTGATGGCCGGGTCGCTAATCAAGAACCCTGGCGGCGGGATCGCCAAGACTGGGGGTTATATTGTCGGGAAGAAACAATGGGTGGAAGCATGTTCCTACCGAATGACATCCCCGGGAATTGGTGCAGAAGCGGGTGCGTCCCTGTACAGCCTTCAGGAAATGTATCAGGGCTTTTTCCTAGCTCCACACGTTGTCGGCCAGGCATTGAAAGGAGCTGTTTTTACAGCAGCACTGCTTGAGCGGCTTGGAATGAACTCTAATCCAAAATGGGACAGTAAAAGAACTGATTTAATTCAATCTGTCCAATTTAATGATAAAGAAAAAATGGTGGCATTTTGCCAGGCGATTCAATTTGCATCTCCTGTTAATTCCCATGTAACTGCCTATCCTGCTTATATGCCTGGATATGAAGACGATGTAATTATGGCAGCAGGGACTTTTATTCAGGGTGCAAGCATTGAACTGACAGCAGATGGACCTATTAGGCCTCCATACGTTGCATACGTTCAGGGCGGGCTGACTTATTCTCATGTGAAAATGGCTGTATGCATCGCGCTGAACCAATTGCTGGAAAAAGGTTTAGTCCAAATAAATTAG
- a CDS encoding MerR family transcriptional regulator produces the protein MTGSEIRRSMPLFPIGTVMQLTDLTARQIRYYEEHQLISPARTDGNRRLFSLNDIDVLLEIKDLIDQGVNMAGIKQLFFVKEQQALTETMNKEAEKARRDLSDEEIRKLLRKEIVQAGRFNRSSSRQGNIHRFFH, from the coding sequence TTGACTGGAAGCGAAATTAGACGTTCCATGCCGCTTTTCCCAATTGGTACCGTCATGCAGCTGACTGACTTGACTGCAAGGCAGATTCGCTACTATGAAGAACACCAATTAATTTCTCCAGCTAGAACTGACGGAAATAGAAGGCTTTTTTCCTTGAACGACATCGATGTCCTTCTGGAAATCAAAGATCTAATTGATCAAGGCGTAAATATGGCCGGGATCAAGCAGCTATTTTTCGTTAAAGAACAGCAAGCGCTAACTGAAACCATGAATAAAGAAGCTGAAAAAGCGAGACGCGATCTATCGGATGAAGAAATCCGGAAACTTCTTCGCAAGGAAATTGTGCAGGCAGGGCGTTTTAATCGCTCTTCATCCCGGCAGGGCAACATCCACCGCTTTTTCCATTAA